A DNA window from Bacteroidales bacterium contains the following coding sequences:
- a CDS encoding aminoacyl-histidine dipeptidase, whose translation MEKILSHLEPKIVWEYFEEICQVPRPSKKEDKIIKFLLDFGKKHNLETKRDNIGNVLIKKPAAKGKENLKTVTLQSHMDMVCEKNSDTVHDFDNDPIVPYIDGEWVKAKDTTLGADDGIGIAAQMAVLTANNIEHGPIECLFTIDEETGLTGAFALEPNFLDGKILLNLDSEDEGELFIGCSGGIDTLATFFYKKKKVHKNLIAFKVSITGLKGGHSGDEINKGLGNSNKILNRFLWNSSNLFKIKLSYFDGGNLRNAIAREAFAIVTIKPKYKEEFIKYFELYSKDIKNELKVTEPGLALSIEETELPKFLINKKVQENLLNSLYACPHGVIEMSREIDGLVETSTNLASVKFIEGNKIFVTTSQRSSVDSAKYDIANMVESVFRLAGAKIKHSDGYPGWEPNTNSEILKISENAYIKLFNQKPVVRAIHAGLECGLFLEKYPDMDMISFGPTLRAVHSPDEKINIETVQKFWDLLIEILRNTPEN comes from the coding sequence GTTTTTATTAGATTTTGGTAAAAAACATAATTTAGAAACAAAACGTGATAATATAGGTAATGTTTTAATAAAAAAACCTGCTGCAAAAGGAAAAGAAAACCTTAAAACTGTAACACTTCAAAGCCATATGGATATGGTTTGTGAAAAAAACAGTGATACTGTTCATGATTTTGACAATGACCCGATTGTTCCTTATATTGATGGAGAATGGGTAAAAGCCAAAGACACTACACTTGGGGCAGATGATGGAATTGGTATTGCTGCACAAATGGCTGTTTTAACGGCTAATAATATAGAACACGGACCTATAGAATGTTTGTTTACTATTGATGAAGAAACAGGATTAACCGGAGCATTTGCTTTAGAACCGAATTTTTTAGATGGTAAAATATTACTAAATCTTGATTCAGAGGATGAAGGGGAATTGTTTATCGGTTGTTCAGGAGGAATTGATACATTAGCCACTTTTTTTTATAAAAAGAAAAAAGTACATAAAAATCTAATTGCATTTAAAGTAAGTATTACCGGATTAAAAGGAGGTCATTCAGGAGATGAGATAAATAAAGGTCTGGGTAACTCAAATAAAATTCTTAACAGATTTTTATGGAATTCTTCGAATTTATTTAAAATAAAACTTTCTTATTTTGATGGTGGGAATCTTAGAAATGCTATAGCACGTGAAGCTTTTGCGATTGTTACAATAAAACCTAAATATAAAGAAGAATTTATTAAATATTTTGAGCTATATTCAAAAGATATTAAGAATGAATTAAAAGTTACCGAGCCAGGACTTGCCTTATCAATAGAAGAAACTGAACTGCCGAAATTTTTGATCAATAAAAAGGTTCAGGAAAATTTACTTAATTCTTTATATGCTTGTCCTCATGGCGTTATTGAAATGAGTAGAGAAATTGATGGATTGGTTGAAACTTCCACAAATCTTGCTTCGGTAAAGTTTATTGAAGGAAACAAAATTTTTGTTACTACAAGCCAGCGAAGTTCTGTAGATTCTGCAAAATACGATATTGCTAATATGGTTGAAAGTGTTTTCAGATTAGCAGGTGCAAAAATAAAACATAGCGATGGCTATCCCGGATGGGAACCGAATACTAATTCAGAAATATTAAAAATTTCGGAAAACGCATATATCAAACTTTTTAATCAAAAGCCTGTTGTTAGGGCTATTCATGCAGGTTTGGAATGCGGATTGTTTTTAGAAAAATATCCTGATATGGATATGATATCTTTTGGACCTACATTAAGAGCTGTTCATTCTCCTGATGAAAAAATAAATATCGAAACAGTTCAAAAATTCTGGGATTTGTTAATTGAAATACTTAGGAATACTCCTGAAAATTAA